One part of the Quercus lobata isolate SW786 chromosome 7, ValleyOak3.0 Primary Assembly, whole genome shotgun sequence genome encodes these proteins:
- the LOC115954122 gene encoding dehydration-responsive element-binding protein 2F — protein sequence MENCRKSPLKPWKKGPTRGKGGPQNALCEYRGVRQRTWGKWVAEIREPKKRTRLWLGSFATAEEAAMAYDEAARRLYGPDAYLNLPHLQPHHSNSLIKTQKFKWFPSKNFISMFPSCGLLNINAQPSVHVIHQRLQELKQNGVQNQTPSSSSSSCDSKADQVQSMSENTQVENPVAKEKDAKIPSDKMIGACEEKPQIDLNEFLQQLGILKQERQSETTDATGSLAVPDSPLKDYGEELGALADKTFNWDALIEMHGIVDQGEELGNLQVYDCNEDLSFPTSIWNF from the coding sequence ATGGAAAATTGCAGAAAATCCCCATTAAAACCATGGAAGAAAGGTCCAACAAGAGGCAAAGGTGGCCCTCAGAACGCCTTGTGTGAGTATCGAGGTGTTCGACAAAGAACTTGGGGCAAATGGGTTGCTGAGATAAGAGAGCCTAAGAAGAGAACTAGACTGTGGTTAGGCTCTTTTGCCACAGCTGAAGAAGCTGCCATGGCTTATGATGAGGCTGCAAGGAGATTGTATGGCCCAGATGCTTATCTCAATCTTCCTCACCTTCAGCCTCACCACTCCAATTCTcttatcaaaacccaaaaattcaaATGGTTTCCTTCCAAGAATTTCATTTCCATGTTTCCTTCTTGTGGGTTGCTCAATATAAATGCCCAACCTAGTGTTCATGTCATTCATCAGAGGCTTCAAGAACTGAAGCAAAATGGGGTTCAAAATCAAACCCCTTCTTCCAGTTCATCTTCCTGTGATTCAAAAGCTGATCAAGTCCAGAGCATGAGTGAGAATACCCAAGTAGAAAATCCAGTCGCGAAGGAGAAAGACGCAAAAATTCCATCAGACAAGATGATAGGAGCTTGTGAGGAGAAACCACAGATTGATCTCAATGAGTTTCTTCAGCAGCTGGGTATACTGAAGCAAGAGAGACAGTCAGAAACAACCGATGCCACAGGAAGCTTGGCGGTGCCAGATTCTCCATTGAAAGATTATGGTGAAGAACTTGGAGCCTTAGCTGACAAGACTTTCAATTGGGATGCACTGATTGAGATGCATGGGATTGTTGATCAAGGAGAAGAACTGGGTAACCTCCAAGTTTATGATTGTAATGAGGATCTGAGTTTCCCTACTTCCATTTGGAATTTCTGA